In a single window of the Coffea eugenioides isolate CCC68of chromosome 3, Ceug_1.0, whole genome shotgun sequence genome:
- the LOC113766420 gene encoding uncharacterized protein LOC113766420 encodes MAVRDFNVIDSARERSGGLLQTLPIWKSLVKLDRTVVNNLCSEAYGFSRVIRYGWHREVEDIGMVKFYNKLKSVKKVALRWVKEGYANTKFFHSVVRQRGWLENLQDIKHFAVCFYEELFSSNAAINRELPTMEEVKAVVFSMETDSAPGIDGFGAVFYQAFPKVEGTAHWKDFHPISLCNVSSKVISKVLVSRLEGLLEKVVAPWQTSFVQRRSIIVNVLVAQEFVSDLDCKLVQSNLMLKLDMEKAYNRVEWEPTGFFTSTRGVRQSDPLSPALFLLVAEFLGRGLLYIFLQDDRRFYVIVGSQVTYLAFADDMLIFSRCLENTVLLLVICCTYMSLTLGSE; translated from the exons ATGGCTGTTAGGGATTTCAATGTTATTGACTCAGCTAGGGAGAGATCTGGGGGGCTTCTCCAAACATTACCAATATGGAAGAGTTTAGTCAA GTTGGATCGTACAGTAGTGAATAATTTGTGTTCAGAGGCTTATGGGTTCTCTCGA GTGATTCGATACGGGTGGCATAGGGAAGTGGAAGATATCGGGATGGTCAAATTCTATAATAAGTTAAAATCGGTGAAG AAAGTGGCGTTGAGATGGGTGAAAGAGGGGTATGCAAACACAAAGTTCTTCCACTCTGTGGTTCGACAGAG GGGATGGCTAGAGAACTTGCAAGATATTAAACATTTTGCAGTTTGTTTCTATGAAGAACTTTTCTCGTCTAATGCAGCTATTAATAGG GAGTTGCCTACGATGGAGGAGGTTAAGGCTGTGGTTTTCTCAATGGAAACGGACAGTGCACCTGGAATAGATGGGTTTGGAGCAGTGTTCTATCAAGCTT TTCCTAAAGTGGAAGGTACGGCTCATTGGAAAGATTTTCACCCCATTAGTCTTTGCAATGTTAGTTCCAAGgtcatttcaaaagttttggttTCGAGGTTGGAGGGACTATTGGAAAAGGTAGTTGCACCTTGGCAAACTAGTTTTGTTCAAAGACGGTCTATTATCGTTAATGTATTGGTGGCTCAGGAGTTTGTTTCAGATTTAGACTGTAAACTGGTTCAAAGTAATTTGATGCTTAAGCTTGATATGGAGAAGGCTTATAATAGGGTAGAGTG GGAACCAACAGGATTCTTCACTTCAACTCGTGGAGTTCGGCAAAGCGACCCATTGTCACCAGCCTTATTCCTTCTTGTTGCAGAATTTTTGGGTAGAGGACTTCTTTATATTTTCCTTCAGGATGACCGAAGGTTCTATGTTATTGTAGGCAGTCAGGTTACTTATCTTGCATTTGCTGATGATATGCTGATTTTCTCTCGTTGCTTAGAGAATACAGTATTGCTATTAGTGATCTGTTGCACCTATATGAGTCTTACTCTGGGCAGCGAGTAA